CGGCGTGCGCGTCCGGCGATAGCGGTACATCGGACAACGTCGTCACCAACCCCGCCCCCACGCGCCCCGACACGCTCGACGTGTTCACGCCCGGCAACATCTTCTCGCCCACCAGTGCAGAGATACGCGTGGGGGGAACCATCCGCTGGCGCATCTCCGAATCACCCGATGGCCGCGGGCACAACGTGATCTTCTCGGGGAACGCCGCGGGGAAGCCGGCGGATATCCCCATCGTGAAGGGCGTGGTCGTTCCGCGCACCTTCACGCGCACCGGGACCTTCCCCTACACCTGCACCATCCACCCCGGCATGGATGGTGACGTGGTCGTGCGCTGATCCCGAGAGTTACCGGGTGACGCCGCGGAACGTTGGCCGCCACCCGGGGAAGATGTAGCCGAGGTTGTTGTTCTCGAGCCGACGCTGCACGATTTCCGCGAGTACATCGCGGTAGTCGAGCGTCACCCGGAGGTCGCGCCGATCCTCGAGCTGCGCGGCCTCGAGCCCCGGCCAGCCGTTGGTGAGCACGCGGCCACCGGCGATGCCCTTGCCCATGGCGAACATCACGGTGCCACGGCCGTGGTCGGTACCCTGGCTGCCGTTCTCAATGGCGTTGCGCCCGAACTCGGACACCGCGACCAGGGTGACCCGCTGCCCGGTGTTCATGACGTCGGTCCAGAAGGCCGTCATGGCCTGCGCGAAGCCGGTCATGAGCGTGGCCATCTGCCCCGCGTTGGGATCCTGCGCGGCATGTGTGTCCCAGCCACCAATGTCCACCGACGCCGCTTCGATACCAATGTCGGCCTTGATGAGCGCCGCCACCGAGCGCAACCCACGGCCGAACGACGTGTTGGGGTATACGGCGCCACCGGCCGGTGCATACGCGTTGATATTGAGGCGCGAGAGCAGGTCGATGGTCCCCACGGCGTCGAGCGCCGCGGCGCGCAGGGGATTCGCACTTCCCTCGTAGTTCGAACGCAGCATGGCCATGCGCGCCGTGCGCGTGGTGGCCGAACCGCCAATGCCGTAGTTCGCCGGGTCGGCAATGGGCAGCGTCTGCGGGGCGCCCACCAGCGACTTGGCCAAGCCCGATGAAATACCGATACCACGCAGCACCGGCGAGGGGTGCATGGGCGGAACCGAGGCGAGGTGGCGTCCCAGCCACCCGGTCGTGAGATCGGGGTCGACGGGCTTGCCCACTTCCATGAACCGCTGCGCGTCGAAGTGCGAGCGGTTGTTGTTGTTGATGTGCCCGGTCGCGTGCGTGATGAGCAGATCGCCCGCCTGGTACGGCGCGAGCATGGCGCGCATGGCCGGCGGGAAGGCGAAGCGGTTGTCCAGCGCGATGGCGCGGTTGGCCGCCATGGAATCGGGCGCTGGCGTGCGAATGGTGGGGCGAATGGCGTAGTACCGCGCCTCGGTGTGCGGAATCACCATGGCGAGACCATCCGTCGCCCCGCGCATGAACACCGACACCATGATGTCGCGCGTCGACGAGAAGTGATTCGACAACGTGACGCGCGGCAGCCACTCGGGGAACACCACGGCGGCGGCAGAGAGGGCCGTGGAACTGGCGAGGAACTGGCGGCGCGAGAGGTCGCGATACTCGGAGCAGCCGGTGTGGTGCGAATGATCGTGGTCGCTCATCGGGAGGCTCCGGGGTTCAAAACCACTGGAAGTCGTGACCGCACATCGCGAGCGACAGCGCTTCGCGCATGCGCGTCTCGTTGAAAGTGCCGCCGGTGAGGTACGCACGAAGCTGATCGCGGGTGGCCGGTGCCATCTCGCCACCGAACATCTCGGCGTTCAGACGATCGAGTGCCGCGTCGGGCGTGCCGGTGAGATACGGAGCCACGTTCACGCGCACCGTCGTCGCGGAATTGCTGCTGGCGAGCGAGGTGGCGTAGGACCAGCGCGGGGTGATGTTGCCCACCCAGTATTCCATGAGATCGGGGAAGCCATCGGGCGTGTCCCACAGGAACAGCGGCTGGCCGAGTGCCGTGACGCTGTTCACCGATCCCGAAATGTTCGCCACCACGGCCGACGTGCCACGCAGCGCCGACGCGACCAGGTGAAACGGGCGCTTGAGCTTGAGCGGCGCCTGCGCAAGCCACCCTTCGTTGAGCGTCGCGCGCACCATGCGCTTGATGTCGCCGCCGGTTGCCCGGTACGCGCCGGCCACAGCGTCGATCTGCTCCGTGGTCGGCTCCGGCGTGACGAACCACTTGAGCAGCTTCGTGGCGAGGAAGCGACCGGTGCTGGGGTGCTTGAGCAGCACATCGAGCATCAGCTCGCCCTCCTTCACGCCCTCCGCGCCGATACTCGGCGACGTGGCGGGAATGGTCGTGCCCAGCACCGTCTTCGCGCCAAAATCATGCCGTGAAGCGTTGAAGGCGAAATCCCCGGCGCCGGCAATGGTCCACCCCGTGAAAACGCGTGCCAACTCGTCCACATCCTGCTGGGTATAGCCACCATCAACGCCCAGTGTGTGCAGCTCCATGAGCTCACGCACGTAGTTCTGGTTGGGTGCCCCGGCGCGACTGAGATTCTGGTCGAGGTAGGCCAGCATGGCCGGGCTCTTCGCACTCGCCTTGAGCAGGTCGCTGAACTTGCCAAGCGCGTGCTTGCGGATGACCTCACGGTCATCGAGCACCTTGAGGTAGCCGACCTTCTCGATATCGATGCTGAAGTGGTCGGTCCAGAACTCCACCATGCGCTCGTACAGCTGCCGGCGCGAGAAGGTGGCTCGGTGCAGCGTGGCCGCCTGCAGCTCGGCGCGCAGGGTACCGGCGTTCACGTTCACCAGGTCGATGCCGTTTCGCGACAGGTTGGGCCAGCGCGCCGCCACCTCGGCGTCGACGGTGGAGTCGTCGATGCGCATCGTGACCTGGTCGTTGAGCCACCGCTGATAGCCCACGGCGCG
The DNA window shown above is from Gemmatimonas sp. and carries:
- a CDS encoding plastocyanin/azurin family copper-binding protein, producing MMRPRSANPILRSVVPVLVLAACASGDSGTSDNVVTNPAPTRPDTLDVFTPGNIFSPTSAEIRVGGTIRWRISESPDGRGHNVIFSGNAAGKPADIPIVKGVVVPRTFTRTGTFPYTCTIHPGMDGDVVVR
- a CDS encoding DUF1501 domain-containing protein, whose product is MSDHDHSHHTGCSEYRDLSRRQFLASSTALSAAAVVFPEWLPRVTLSNHFSSTRDIMVSVFMRGATDGLAMVIPHTEARYYAIRPTIRTPAPDSMAANRAIALDNRFAFPPAMRAMLAPYQAGDLLITHATGHINNNNRSHFDAQRFMEVGKPVDPDLTTGWLGRHLASVPPMHPSPVLRGIGISSGLAKSLVGAPQTLPIADPANYGIGGSATTRTARMAMLRSNYEGSANPLRAAALDAVGTIDLLSRLNINAYAPAGGAVYPNTSFGRGLRSVAALIKADIGIEAASVDIGGWDTHAAQDPNAGQMATLMTGFAQAMTAFWTDVMNTGQRVTLVAVSEFGRNAIENGSQGTDHGRGTVMFAMGKGIAGGRVLTNGWPGLEAAQLEDRRDLRVTLDYRDVLAEIVQRRLENNNLGYIFPGWRPTFRGVTR
- a CDS encoding DUF1800 domain-containing protein; its protein translation is MQQVGPQELAKPESRRDFLRMMKRRPAEQPPAAPVSSSASSPASSPSSSASAHWDPAMARVAPPSPWADARVRLVRRATYGPRAADIADVRAVGYQRWLNDQVTMRIDDSTVDAEVAARWPNLSRNGIDLVNVNAGTLRAELQAATLHRATFSRRQLYERMVEFWTDHFSIDIEKVGYLKVLDDREVIRKHALGKFSDLLKASAKSPAMLAYLDQNLSRAGAPNQNYVRELMELHTLGVDGGYTQQDVDELARVFTGWTIAGAGDFAFNASRHDFGAKTVLGTTIPATSPSIGAEGVKEGELMLDVLLKHPSTGRFLATKLLKWFVTPEPTTEQIDAVAGAYRATGGDIKRMVRATLNEGWLAQAPLKLKRPFHLVASALRGTSAVVANISGSVNSVTALGQPLFLWDTPDGFPDLMEYWVGNITPRWSYATSLASSNSATTVRVNVAPYLTGTPDAALDRLNAEMFGGEMAPATRDQLRAYLTGGTFNETRMREALSLAMCGHDFQWF